Proteins from a single region of Rhinolophus sinicus isolate RSC01 linkage group LG13, ASM3656204v1, whole genome shotgun sequence:
- the DNMT3B gene encoding DNA (cytosine-5)-methyltransferase 3B isoform X4, which yields MEPSPEPRSLETMKGDTRQLNREEDASGREDSIITNGGCSDQSSDSKDAPSPPILEAVSTPEIRGRRSSSRLSKREVSSLLSYTQDLTGDGDGEGEDGDRSDTPVMPKLFRETRTRSESPAVRTRNHNSASSRERYRPFLRSTRGRQVRNHVDESPVEFSATRSLRRRAASSAGTPWPSPDGLYLTIDLTDDVIPQSSSTPYNHLAQDSHQESLDSPQVDTEGRDADGTEYQDGKEFGIGDLVWGKIKGFSWWPAMVVSWKATSKRQAMSGMRWVQWFGDGKFSEVSADKLVALGLFSQHFNLATFNKLVSYRKAMYHALEKARVRAGKTFPSGPGDSLEDQLKPMLEWAHGGFRPTGIEGLKPNNKQPENKTRRRTADDSATSTDYCPPPKRLKTNCYNNGKDRGEEDQTREQMALDVTNNKSSLEDSCLSCGRKNTVSFHPLFEGGLCQTCRDRFLELFYMYDDDGYQSYCTVCCEGRELLLCSNTSCCRCFCVECLEVLVGKGTAADAKLQEPWSCYMCLPQRCHGVLRRRKDWNVRLQAFFTSDMGLEYEAPKLYPAIPAARRRPIRVLSLFDGIATGYLVLKELGIKVEKYVASEVCEESIAVGTVKHEGNIKYVNDVRNITKKNIEEWGPFDLVIGGSPCNDLSNVNPARKGLYEGTGRLFFEFYHLLNYSRPKEGDDRPFFWMFENVVAMKVGDKRDISRFLECNPVMIDAIKVSAAHRARYFWGNLPGMNRPVIASKNDKLELQDCLEFNRTAKLKKVQTITTKSNSIRQGKNQLFPVVMNGKEDVLWCTELERIFGFPVHYTDVSNMGRGARQKLLGRSWSVPVIRHLFAPLKDYFACE from the exons ATGGAACCAAGTCCTGAGCCTCGGAGTTTG GAAACAATGAAGGGAGACACCAGACAACTCAACAGAGAGGAGGACGCCAGCGGGAGGGAAGACTCCATCATCACCAATGGGGGCTGCAGTGACCAGTCTTCTGACTCCAAGGATGCGCCCTCACCCCCGATCCTGGAGGCTGTCAGCACCCCCGAGATCAGAG GCCGCAGATCAAGCTCACGACTGTCCAAGAGGGAGGTCTCCAGCCTGCTAAGTTATACTCAG GATCTGACGGGCGATGGAGATGGCGAAGGGGAAGATGGAGATCGCTCTGACACTCCAGTGATGCCAAAACTCTTCCGTGAAACCAGAACTCGGTCTGAAAGCCCAGCT GTCCGAACCCGAAATCACAACAGTGCCTCCAGCCGGGAGAGGTACAGACCCTTCCTCCGTTCCACCCGAGGCCGGCAGGTCCGCAATCACGTGGACGAGTCCCCCGTGGAGTTCTCAGCTACCAGG TCCCTGAGGCGGCGTGCAGCGTCGTCGGCAGGCACACCGTGGCCATCCCCTGACGGCCTCTACCTCACCATCGACCTCACAGATGACGTGATTCCCCAGAGCAGCAGTACCCCTTACAATCACTTGGCTCAGGACAGCCATCAGGAGAGCTTGGACTCCCCACAGGTGGACACAGAGGGCAGAGACGCAGATGGCACCGAGTATCAG GATGGGAAGGAGTTTGGAATAGGGGACCTCGTATGGGGAAAGATCAAGGGCTTCTCCTGGTGGCCTGCCATGGTGGTATCTTGGAAGGCCACCTCCAAGCGCCAGGCCATGTCTGGCATGCGGTGGGTCCAGTGGTTTGGTGATGGCAAGTTCTCTGAG GTCTCTGCTGATAAGCTGGTGGCCCTGGGGCTGTTTAGCCAGCACTTTAACCTGGCGACTTTCAATAAGCTGGTCTCTTACAGGAAGGCCATGTACCACGCTCTGGAG AAAGCCAGGGTGCGGGCTGGCAAGACCTTCCCCAGCGGCCCCGGAGACTCATTGGAGGACCAGCTGAAGCCCATGTTGGAGTGGGCCCATGGGGGCTTCAGGCCTACTGGGATTGAGGGCCTCAAACCCAACAACAAGCAACCAG AGAATAAGACTCGAAGACGCACAGCTGATGACTCGGCCACCTCTACTGACTACTGCCCCCCACCCAAGCGCCTCAAGACAAATTGCTATAACAACGGCAAAGACCGAGGAGAGGAGGACCAGACTCGAG AGCAAATGGCTTTGGATGTTACCAACAACAAGAGTAGTCTAGAAG ACAGCTGTTTGTCCTGTGGTAGGAAAAACACTGTGTCCTTCCACCCTCTCTTTGAGGGCGGGCTCTGCCAGACGTGCCGG GACCGGTTCCTTGAGCTGTTCTACATGTACGACGATGACGGCTACCAGTCCTACTGCACTGTGTGCTGCGAGGGCCGTGAGCTGCTCCTGTGCAGCAACACGAGCTGCTGCCG GTGCTTCTGTGTGGAATGCCTGGAGGTGCTGGTGGGCAAAGGCACAGCAGCAGATGCGAAGCTGCAGGAGCCCTGGAGCTGCTACATGTGCCTCCCGCAGCGCTGTCACGGTGTCCTGCGGCGCCGGAAGGACTGGAACGTCCGCCTCCAGGCTTTCTTCACCAGTGACATGGGGCTTGAATAT GAAGCCCCCAAGTTATACCCTGCGATTCCTGCAGCCCGAAGGCGACCCATTCGAGTCTTGTCCCTGTTTGATGGAATTGCCACAG GGTACTTGGTTCTCAAAGAATTGGGCATCAAAGTGGAGAAGTATGTCGCCTCCGAAGTGTGTGAAGAGTCCATCGCGGTGGGAACTGTCAAGCACGAGGGCAATATCAAATATGTGAATGATGTCAGGAACATCACCAAGAAAAAT ATTGAAGAATGGGGCCCCTTTGACTTGGTGATTGGTGGAAGCCCATGCAATGATCTCTCAAATGTGAACCCTGCCAGGAAAGGCCTGTACG AGGGCACAGGCCGGCTCTTCTTCGAGTTTTACCACCTGCTGAATTACTCACGCCCCAAGGAAGGTGACGACCGGCCCTTCTTCTGGATGTTTGAGAATGTGGTAGCCATGAAGGTTGGTGACAAGAGGGACATCTCTCGGTTCCTGGAG tgCAATCCAGTGATGATTGACGCCATCAAAGTGTCTGCTGCTCATAGGGCCCGATACTTCTGGGGCAACCTGCCTGGGATGAACAG GCCCGTGATAGCATCAAAGAATGATAAACTCGAGCTGCAGGACTGCTTGGAGTTCAATAGGACAGCAAAG TTAAAGAAAGTACAGACAATAACCACCAAGTCGAACTCGATCAGACAGGGGAAAAACCAACTTTTCCCTGTTGTCATGAATGGCAAAGAAGATGTTTTGTGGTGCACTGAGCTAGAAAG GATCTTCGGCTTTCCTGTACACTACACAGATGTGTCCAACATGGGCCGTGGTGCCCGTCAGAAGCTGCTCGGGAGGTCCTGGAGCGTGCCTGTCATCCGACACCTCTTCGCTCCCCTGAAGGACTACTTTGCCTGTGAATAG
- the DNMT3B gene encoding DNA (cytosine-5)-methyltransferase 3B isoform X7, translated as MEPSPEPRSLETMKGDTRQLNREEDASGREDSIITNGGCSDQSSDSKDAPSPPILEAVSTPEIRGRRSSSRLSKREVSSLLSYTQDLTGDGDGEGEDGDRSDTPVMPKLFRETRTRSESPASLRRRAASSAGTPWPSPDGLYLTIDLTDDVIPQSSSTPYNHLAQDSHQESLDSPQVDTEGRDADGTEYQDGKEFGIGDLVWGKIKGFSWWPAMVVSWKATSKRQAMSGMRWVQWFGDGKFSEVSADKLVALGLFSQHFNLATFNKLVSYRKAMYHALEKARVRAGKTFPSGPGDSLEDQLKPMLEWAHGGFRPTGIEGLKPNNKQPENKTRRRTADDSATSTDYCPPPKRLKTNCYNNGKDRGEEDQTREQMALDVTNNKSSLEDSCLSCGRKNTVSFHPLFEGGLCQTCRDRFLELFYMYDDDGYQSYCTVCCEGRELLLCSNTSCCRCFCVECLEVLVGKGTAADAKLQEPWSCYMCLPQRCHGVLRRRKDWNVRLQAFFTSDMGLEYEAPKLYPAIPAARRRPIRVLSLFDGIATGYLVLKELGIKVEKYVASEVCEESIAVGTVKHEGNIKYVNDVRNITKKNIEEWGPFDLVIGGSPCNDLSNVNPARKGLYEGTGRLFFEFYHLLNYSRPKEGDDRPFFWMFENVVAMKVGDKRDISRFLECNPVMIDAIKVSAAHRARYFWGNLPGMNRIFGFPVHYTDVSNMGRGARQKLLGRSWSVPVIRHLFAPLKDYFACE; from the exons ATGGAACCAAGTCCTGAGCCTCGGAGTTTG GAAACAATGAAGGGAGACACCAGACAACTCAACAGAGAGGAGGACGCCAGCGGGAGGGAAGACTCCATCATCACCAATGGGGGCTGCAGTGACCAGTCTTCTGACTCCAAGGATGCGCCCTCACCCCCGATCCTGGAGGCTGTCAGCACCCCCGAGATCAGAG GCCGCAGATCAAGCTCACGACTGTCCAAGAGGGAGGTCTCCAGCCTGCTAAGTTATACTCAG GATCTGACGGGCGATGGAGATGGCGAAGGGGAAGATGGAGATCGCTCTGACACTCCAGTGATGCCAAAACTCTTCCGTGAAACCAGAACTCGGTCTGAAAGCCCAGCT TCCCTGAGGCGGCGTGCAGCGTCGTCGGCAGGCACACCGTGGCCATCCCCTGACGGCCTCTACCTCACCATCGACCTCACAGATGACGTGATTCCCCAGAGCAGCAGTACCCCTTACAATCACTTGGCTCAGGACAGCCATCAGGAGAGCTTGGACTCCCCACAGGTGGACACAGAGGGCAGAGACGCAGATGGCACCGAGTATCAG GATGGGAAGGAGTTTGGAATAGGGGACCTCGTATGGGGAAAGATCAAGGGCTTCTCCTGGTGGCCTGCCATGGTGGTATCTTGGAAGGCCACCTCCAAGCGCCAGGCCATGTCTGGCATGCGGTGGGTCCAGTGGTTTGGTGATGGCAAGTTCTCTGAG GTCTCTGCTGATAAGCTGGTGGCCCTGGGGCTGTTTAGCCAGCACTTTAACCTGGCGACTTTCAATAAGCTGGTCTCTTACAGGAAGGCCATGTACCACGCTCTGGAG AAAGCCAGGGTGCGGGCTGGCAAGACCTTCCCCAGCGGCCCCGGAGACTCATTGGAGGACCAGCTGAAGCCCATGTTGGAGTGGGCCCATGGGGGCTTCAGGCCTACTGGGATTGAGGGCCTCAAACCCAACAACAAGCAACCAG AGAATAAGACTCGAAGACGCACAGCTGATGACTCGGCCACCTCTACTGACTACTGCCCCCCACCCAAGCGCCTCAAGACAAATTGCTATAACAACGGCAAAGACCGAGGAGAGGAGGACCAGACTCGAG AGCAAATGGCTTTGGATGTTACCAACAACAAGAGTAGTCTAGAAG ACAGCTGTTTGTCCTGTGGTAGGAAAAACACTGTGTCCTTCCACCCTCTCTTTGAGGGCGGGCTCTGCCAGACGTGCCGG GACCGGTTCCTTGAGCTGTTCTACATGTACGACGATGACGGCTACCAGTCCTACTGCACTGTGTGCTGCGAGGGCCGTGAGCTGCTCCTGTGCAGCAACACGAGCTGCTGCCG GTGCTTCTGTGTGGAATGCCTGGAGGTGCTGGTGGGCAAAGGCACAGCAGCAGATGCGAAGCTGCAGGAGCCCTGGAGCTGCTACATGTGCCTCCCGCAGCGCTGTCACGGTGTCCTGCGGCGCCGGAAGGACTGGAACGTCCGCCTCCAGGCTTTCTTCACCAGTGACATGGGGCTTGAATAT GAAGCCCCCAAGTTATACCCTGCGATTCCTGCAGCCCGAAGGCGACCCATTCGAGTCTTGTCCCTGTTTGATGGAATTGCCACAG GGTACTTGGTTCTCAAAGAATTGGGCATCAAAGTGGAGAAGTATGTCGCCTCCGAAGTGTGTGAAGAGTCCATCGCGGTGGGAACTGTCAAGCACGAGGGCAATATCAAATATGTGAATGATGTCAGGAACATCACCAAGAAAAAT ATTGAAGAATGGGGCCCCTTTGACTTGGTGATTGGTGGAAGCCCATGCAATGATCTCTCAAATGTGAACCCTGCCAGGAAAGGCCTGTACG AGGGCACAGGCCGGCTCTTCTTCGAGTTTTACCACCTGCTGAATTACTCACGCCCCAAGGAAGGTGACGACCGGCCCTTCTTCTGGATGTTTGAGAATGTGGTAGCCATGAAGGTTGGTGACAAGAGGGACATCTCTCGGTTCCTGGAG tgCAATCCAGTGATGATTGACGCCATCAAAGTGTCTGCTGCTCATAGGGCCCGATACTTCTGGGGCAACCTGCCTGGGATGAACAG GATCTTCGGCTTTCCTGTACACTACACAGATGTGTCCAACATGGGCCGTGGTGCCCGTCAGAAGCTGCTCGGGAGGTCCTGGAGCGTGCCTGTCATCCGACACCTCTTCGCTCCCCTGAAGGACTACTTTGCCTGTGAATAG
- the DNMT3B gene encoding DNA (cytosine-5)-methyltransferase 3B isoform X6 has translation MEPSPEPRSLETMKGDTRQLNREEDASGREDSIITNGGCSDQSSDSKDAPSPPILEAVSTPEIRGRRSSSRLSKREVSSLLSYTQDLTGDGDGEGEDGDRSDTPVMPKLFRETRTRSESPAVRTRNHNSASSRERYRPFLRSTRGRQVRNHVDESPVEFSATRSLRRRAASSAGTPWPSPDGLYLTIDLTDDVIPQSSSTPYNHLAQDSHQESLDSPQVDTEGRDADGTEYQDGKEFGIGDLVWGKIKGFSWWPAMVVSWKATSKRQAMSGMRWVQWFGDGKFSEVSADKLVALGLFSQHFNLATFNKLVSYRKAMYHALEKARVRAGKTFPSGPGDSLEDQLKPMLEWAHGGFRPTGIEGLKPNNKQPENKTRRRTADDSATSTDYCPPPKRLKTNCYNNGKDRGEEDQTREQMALDVTNNKSSLEDSCLSCGRKNTVSFHPLFEGGLCQTCRDRFLELFYMYDDDGYQSYCTVCCEGRELLLCSNTSCCRCFCVECLEVLVGKGTAADAKLQEPWSCYMCLPQRCHGVLRRRKDWNVRLQAFFTSDMGLEYEAPKLYPAIPAARRRPIRVLSLFDGIATGYLVLKELGIKVEKYVASEVCEESIAVGTVKHEGNIKYVNDVRNITKKNIEEWGPFDLVIGGSPCNDLSNVNPARKGLYEGTGRLFFEFYHLLNYSRPKEGDDRPFFWMFENVVAMKVGDKRDISRFLECNPVMIDAIKVSAAHRARYFWGNLPGMNRIFGFPVHYTDVSNMGRGARQKLLGRSWSVPVIRHLFAPLKDYFACE, from the exons ATGGAACCAAGTCCTGAGCCTCGGAGTTTG GAAACAATGAAGGGAGACACCAGACAACTCAACAGAGAGGAGGACGCCAGCGGGAGGGAAGACTCCATCATCACCAATGGGGGCTGCAGTGACCAGTCTTCTGACTCCAAGGATGCGCCCTCACCCCCGATCCTGGAGGCTGTCAGCACCCCCGAGATCAGAG GCCGCAGATCAAGCTCACGACTGTCCAAGAGGGAGGTCTCCAGCCTGCTAAGTTATACTCAG GATCTGACGGGCGATGGAGATGGCGAAGGGGAAGATGGAGATCGCTCTGACACTCCAGTGATGCCAAAACTCTTCCGTGAAACCAGAACTCGGTCTGAAAGCCCAGCT GTCCGAACCCGAAATCACAACAGTGCCTCCAGCCGGGAGAGGTACAGACCCTTCCTCCGTTCCACCCGAGGCCGGCAGGTCCGCAATCACGTGGACGAGTCCCCCGTGGAGTTCTCAGCTACCAGG TCCCTGAGGCGGCGTGCAGCGTCGTCGGCAGGCACACCGTGGCCATCCCCTGACGGCCTCTACCTCACCATCGACCTCACAGATGACGTGATTCCCCAGAGCAGCAGTACCCCTTACAATCACTTGGCTCAGGACAGCCATCAGGAGAGCTTGGACTCCCCACAGGTGGACACAGAGGGCAGAGACGCAGATGGCACCGAGTATCAG GATGGGAAGGAGTTTGGAATAGGGGACCTCGTATGGGGAAAGATCAAGGGCTTCTCCTGGTGGCCTGCCATGGTGGTATCTTGGAAGGCCACCTCCAAGCGCCAGGCCATGTCTGGCATGCGGTGGGTCCAGTGGTTTGGTGATGGCAAGTTCTCTGAG GTCTCTGCTGATAAGCTGGTGGCCCTGGGGCTGTTTAGCCAGCACTTTAACCTGGCGACTTTCAATAAGCTGGTCTCTTACAGGAAGGCCATGTACCACGCTCTGGAG AAAGCCAGGGTGCGGGCTGGCAAGACCTTCCCCAGCGGCCCCGGAGACTCATTGGAGGACCAGCTGAAGCCCATGTTGGAGTGGGCCCATGGGGGCTTCAGGCCTACTGGGATTGAGGGCCTCAAACCCAACAACAAGCAACCAG AGAATAAGACTCGAAGACGCACAGCTGATGACTCGGCCACCTCTACTGACTACTGCCCCCCACCCAAGCGCCTCAAGACAAATTGCTATAACAACGGCAAAGACCGAGGAGAGGAGGACCAGACTCGAG AGCAAATGGCTTTGGATGTTACCAACAACAAGAGTAGTCTAGAAG ACAGCTGTTTGTCCTGTGGTAGGAAAAACACTGTGTCCTTCCACCCTCTCTTTGAGGGCGGGCTCTGCCAGACGTGCCGG GACCGGTTCCTTGAGCTGTTCTACATGTACGACGATGACGGCTACCAGTCCTACTGCACTGTGTGCTGCGAGGGCCGTGAGCTGCTCCTGTGCAGCAACACGAGCTGCTGCCG GTGCTTCTGTGTGGAATGCCTGGAGGTGCTGGTGGGCAAAGGCACAGCAGCAGATGCGAAGCTGCAGGAGCCCTGGAGCTGCTACATGTGCCTCCCGCAGCGCTGTCACGGTGTCCTGCGGCGCCGGAAGGACTGGAACGTCCGCCTCCAGGCTTTCTTCACCAGTGACATGGGGCTTGAATAT GAAGCCCCCAAGTTATACCCTGCGATTCCTGCAGCCCGAAGGCGACCCATTCGAGTCTTGTCCCTGTTTGATGGAATTGCCACAG GGTACTTGGTTCTCAAAGAATTGGGCATCAAAGTGGAGAAGTATGTCGCCTCCGAAGTGTGTGAAGAGTCCATCGCGGTGGGAACTGTCAAGCACGAGGGCAATATCAAATATGTGAATGATGTCAGGAACATCACCAAGAAAAAT ATTGAAGAATGGGGCCCCTTTGACTTGGTGATTGGTGGAAGCCCATGCAATGATCTCTCAAATGTGAACCCTGCCAGGAAAGGCCTGTACG AGGGCACAGGCCGGCTCTTCTTCGAGTTTTACCACCTGCTGAATTACTCACGCCCCAAGGAAGGTGACGACCGGCCCTTCTTCTGGATGTTTGAGAATGTGGTAGCCATGAAGGTTGGTGACAAGAGGGACATCTCTCGGTTCCTGGAG tgCAATCCAGTGATGATTGACGCCATCAAAGTGTCTGCTGCTCATAGGGCCCGATACTTCTGGGGCAACCTGCCTGGGATGAACAG GATCTTCGGCTTTCCTGTACACTACACAGATGTGTCCAACATGGGCCGTGGTGCCCGTCAGAAGCTGCTCGGGAGGTCCTGGAGCGTGCCTGTCATCCGACACCTCTTCGCTCCCCTGAAGGACTACTTTGCCTGTGAATAG